Proteins co-encoded in one Desulfitibacter alkalitolerans DSM 16504 genomic window:
- a CDS encoding TRAP transporter large permease encodes MSVELITVLMFASLFISLFMGLPVALGLGGTAVIFALILSPHTLLAAPSAFFYTPWQSILVTVPLFLFMGNLIRFSGIAEAAYDSAYKLIGHLPGGLAMGTVKVCTLFAAITGITPPATITMGQIAYPSMMKYKYHKGIAIGAIGAGGALGALIPPSVPFIFYGLLAKESIGALFLGGVIPGLLLATLYITYIGIICKIQPHMGPPIPPDERFSVKEKVASLVAIWPFIVLVFLVLGVIWMGVATPPEAAAFGAGGALLINILYRRLTWQILKDSLDITVKLSAMGLWILIGANLFVNVFSALGCQAVVTSVVLGMPGGDIGVLLMMMLVIMILGMVMDDWAIIMLVTPLYVPILNELGISTLWFGVLFIVNIQIAYLTPPFGFVLFWIKSIMPKDVNMGDIYRSVFPFIILQLIGLSLVIMFPQLALWLPSTMMK; translated from the coding sequence TTGAGTGTTGAACTAATCACAGTGTTAATGTTTGCCAGTCTTTTTATTTCCTTATTTATGGGACTGCCTGTCGCCCTAGGGTTAGGAGGTACAGCCGTTATATTTGCCTTGATTTTAAGCCCTCATACCCTTCTAGCCGCCCCAAGTGCATTTTTTTACACCCCTTGGCAGAGTATTTTAGTAACAGTTCCATTATTTCTGTTTATGGGGAATTTAATCCGTTTTTCAGGTATTGCTGAGGCCGCTTATGACTCTGCTTATAAACTAATTGGCCATCTTCCGGGTGGACTTGCAATGGGAACTGTTAAAGTATGTACCCTCTTCGCCGCTATAACCGGCATAACTCCTCCAGCAACTATAACCATGGGGCAAATAGCCTATCCTTCAATGATGAAATATAAATATCATAAAGGAATAGCCATTGGTGCCATTGGTGCGGGTGGGGCACTGGGTGCCTTGATTCCACCTAGTGTACCTTTTATCTTCTATGGGCTATTAGCCAAAGAATCAATAGGGGCGTTGTTTTTGGGTGGTGTAATTCCTGGACTTCTTTTAGCTACACTATACATAACCTATATAGGTATTATATGTAAGATCCAACCTCATATGGGACCACCAATACCTCCAGATGAAAGATTTTCAGTAAAGGAGAAAGTAGCCTCTCTAGTTGCCATTTGGCCGTTTATTGTTCTCGTTTTCCTTGTTCTAGGTGTAATATGGATGGGAGTAGCAACGCCTCCAGAAGCGGCTGCTTTTGGAGCAGGTGGTGCACTACTCATAAATATCTTATATCGCAGACTTACCTGGCAGATACTTAAAGACTCACTTGATATTACTGTTAAGCTTTCTGCAATGGGTTTATGGATACTGATTGGTGCAAACTTATTTGTCAACGTCTTCAGTGCTTTAGGATGCCAAGCAGTAGTCACTTCTGTTGTACTGGGAATGCCAGGAGGTGACATTGGTGTGCTACTGATGATGATGCTGGTGATAATGATTTTGGGTATGGTCATGGATGATTGGGCAATAATAATGCTGGTTACTCCTTTATATGTTCCTATATTAAATGAATTAGGGATTAGCACACTATGGTTTGGTGTACTATTTATTGTTAATATACAGATTGCCTATCTAACTCCTCCTTTTGGATTTGTTCTATTTTGGATAAAGAGCATCATGCCTAAAGATGTAAACATGGGAGATATTTACCGTTCGGTGTTCCCATTTATTATACTTCAATTAATTGGACTATCGTTAGTTATAATGTTTCCACAATTAGCTTTATGGCTTCCAAGTACAATGATGAAGTAA
- a CDS encoding NAD(P)(+) transhydrogenase (Re/Si-specific) subunit beta, whose amino-acid sequence MILPYILLQVRMPGHMNVLLAEVDVDYDKLIEMEVINPEFANTDLVIVLGANDVINPAALTAEDTPFYEMTILEVYKAKNIIVCNFDANPGCTGVNNSLYNLEIVLMLEGDAK is encoded by the coding sequence TTGATTTTGCCATACATCCTGTTGCAGGTCCGTATGCCTGGACATATGAATGTGCTGTTGGCTGAAGTGGATGTGGATTATGACAAGCTTATTGAAATGGAGGTAATTAACCCAGAATTTGCAAACACAGATTTAGTAATAGTTCTTGGAGCTAATGATGTTATTAACCCAGCAGCATTGACTGCCGAGGATACTCCCTTTTATGAGATGACCATTTTAGAAGTATATAAGGCTAAGAACATAATAGTCTGCAACTTTGACGCTAACCCAGGTTGTACGGGAGTAAATAACTCACTGTATAACCTGGAAATTGTACTAATGCTGGAAGGTGATGCCAAATAA